A window of the Brassica napus cultivar Da-Ae chromosome A2, Da-Ae, whole genome shotgun sequence genome harbors these coding sequences:
- the LOC111200691 gene encoding uncharacterized protein LOC111200691, protein MSIPLLVPQWPATLVEPSNEEVSAIQEEETWMTPLVRYLEDDILPEDRNESRKIKKKAARYCLSQGKLYRRSFSGPYLRCLTPREAARILVELHEGDYGSHSSGRSLVLRAKRMGYYCPTMAEDANQKAKLCDKCQRHAPVSKLPPEYLKSISSPWPFRKWGMDIVGKFPMEPGQKVFLLIVTDYFSKWAKQKHSAR, encoded by the coding sequence ATGAGTATCCCTTTGCTGGTACCCCAATGGCCGGCCACTCTAGTAGAGCCATCGAACGAAGAGGTCTCCGCCATTCAAGAGGAAGAAACATGGATGACTCCCTTAGTCCGGTATCTGGAGGATGACATACTCCCAGAAGACCGCAATGAGAGCAGGAAAATTAAGAAGAAAGCCGCTAGATACTGCCTCTCTCAGGGAAAGCTATATCGCAGGTCATTCTCTGGCCCATACCTGAGATGCCTCACACCCCGTGAAGCAGCTAGGATCCTGGTGGAACTACACGAGGGAGATTATGGGTCTCACTCCAGCGGAAGAAGCCTAGTGTTGAGAGCTAAAAGAATGGGGTACTACTGTCCCACGATGGCCGAGGATGCTAATCAAAAGGCTAAACTCTGCGACAAATGCCAAAGACATGCTCCAGTTTCTAAACTACCTCCAGAGTATCTCAAGTCCATAAGCTCACCCTGGCCTTTCAGGAAATGGGGCATGGACATAGTGGGGAAGTTTCCCATGGAGCCGGGGCAGAAGGTCTTCCTCCTAATTGTAACCGACTATTTCTCGAAATGGGCAAAGCAGAAGCACTCAGCAAGATAA